The proteins below are encoded in one region of Syntrophotalea carbinolica DSM 2380:
- a CDS encoding DUF3108 domain-containing protein: protein MKAALLICMAFLSGICGPIGLANASPSLADTRPVRRALDQLCGETLIYDIGFLWFDRLAVGTFSLEKTDVPDRYRAVLKAQTMGVAAWLTSHRVQRYASELQLSAEGTLRPVSHNADIYKTVGNTVKTRLKHWAYDYTNRQVIERVTRNGRQRKARHYSMGEGPFPYDILGAFYNFRAGLFGPLRSGAEYRIPAFAKGVPSSIDISVLGNDRHSEAVDSPDDGLVVKVTLDPEVFDTGDGNLFIWFDNTMRPVRVVVKDVIGLGDVRAILQFDSEDE, encoded by the coding sequence GTGAAAGCCGCGTTATTAATCTGTATGGCGTTTCTTTCAGGTATCTGTGGTCCGATCGGCCTGGCGAACGCGTCGCCGTCCTTAGCGGATACCCGTCCCGTGCGTAGGGCGTTGGATCAGCTCTGCGGAGAAACACTGATCTACGATATCGGTTTTCTATGGTTTGATCGCCTTGCTGTCGGGACATTTTCTCTCGAAAAAACCGATGTCCCTGACCGATATAGAGCCGTGCTGAAAGCGCAAACCATGGGGGTCGCCGCATGGCTGACCAGCCATAGGGTGCAGCGCTATGCTTCGGAGTTGCAGCTTTCGGCGGAAGGAACCCTGCGGCCGGTGAGTCACAATGCCGATATCTACAAAACCGTGGGTAATACGGTCAAAACGCGGCTGAAACATTGGGCTTACGACTATACCAATCGGCAGGTTATCGAGAGGGTGACCCGAAATGGGCGACAGCGAAAAGCCAGACATTACAGTATGGGGGAGGGGCCATTCCCCTACGATATACTCGGCGCGTTTTATAATTTCAGGGCCGGTTTGTTCGGTCCACTTCGCAGCGGGGCTGAGTACCGGATCCCTGCCTTTGCCAAAGGGGTCCCGTCTAGCATCGATATTTCAGTGCTCGGTAATGACCGCCATTCCGAGGCGGTGGATTCCCCCGATGATGGCCTGGTGGTGAAGGTGACCCTCGATCCGGAGGTTTTTGATACGGGGGACGGCAACCTTTTCATATGGTTCGATAATACAATGCGTCCCGTTAGGGTCGTGGTGAAAGATGTGATTGGTCTTGGCGATGTGCGCGCCATTTTACAATTTGACAGCGAGGATGAATGA
- a CDS encoding MotA/TolQ/ExbB proton channel family protein, whose protein sequence is MPEQESIFNVLSNGIIDVLTYLINSYSGLLQLIVYMIMACIFGFALIKSFQSFRALAFYDFRKLSGRQSLYNLNTDIKMPLALISASFFARTKLHYEQEQQRGTADKVIPPDAFIRDAAFQFSERYFEEKFLDPVGMMANLMPPMGFIGTIIGMVVHFLANSGTLNSEITVAGIATALYTTFIALICFTFLEFLRKVFYALAHRRIDEGLAAIAQLAVDDSDK, encoded by the coding sequence ATGCCAGAACAAGAAAGCATTTTCAACGTATTGTCTAACGGAATTATCGATGTTCTGACTTACCTGATCAATAGCTACTCAGGGTTGTTGCAACTCATTGTTTATATGATCATGGCCTGCATATTTGGGTTTGCACTTATCAAGTCTTTTCAGTCGTTTCGAGCTCTCGCTTTCTACGATTTCCGAAAGCTTTCAGGACGGCAATCGCTGTACAACTTAAATACCGATATCAAAATGCCGTTGGCATTGATCTCGGCCTCGTTCTTTGCCCGTACCAAATTGCATTATGAACAGGAGCAGCAACGTGGCACCGCGGATAAGGTTATCCCGCCGGATGCCTTTATTCGTGATGCCGCTTTTCAGTTCAGCGAGCGTTACTTCGAGGAGAAATTTCTGGATCCGGTGGGGATGATGGCGAATCTTATGCCTCCCATGGGTTTTATCGGTACCATTATCGGTATGGTTGTCCATTTTCTTGCCAATTCCGGAACCCTCAACAGCGAGATAACCGTAGCCGGGATTGCCACAGCTCTTTATACAACCTTTATCGCTCTTATCTGTTTCACCTTCCTGGAATTTCTTCGCAAGGTATTTTATGCCCTTGCGCACCGGCGTATTGATGAGGGGTTGGCGGCCATTGCACAGTTGGCAGTAGACGATTCCGATAAATAA
- a CDS encoding methyltransferase domain-containing protein, which produces MTAIDRRQVRQHFSASSAVYDDHAQVQKRVAQRVASLVHAEAPSAGRLLEIGTGTGYLTRQIVRENPQLRPLVSDLAHGMTVQARQNVPAALALDLDASSLSLKSGSMAVICSSSVYQWVEDLNIAFGESLRVLQDGGIFIFALFGEKTLWELKECYRESVIGEEGRAPDHMLALPDKATVENALRDGGFKIFRVWEENECENHATVTDLLRAIKGVGAHNASSRRPRGLASRRVMARLQELYTRRFNVDGFLPATYHVIYGVAHKCR; this is translated from the coding sequence ATGACCGCCATCGATCGTCGTCAGGTTCGGCAGCATTTCTCTGCCAGTTCCGCAGTCTACGATGACCATGCGCAGGTGCAGAAACGGGTAGCGCAACGGGTCGCATCCCTTGTTCATGCGGAAGCCCCCTCTGCAGGGCGCTTGTTGGAAATCGGCACCGGTACAGGTTACCTGACCCGGCAGATTGTGCGTGAAAATCCCCAATTGCGTCCCCTTGTCTCGGATCTGGCCCATGGCATGACGGTGCAGGCCCGGCAAAACGTTCCTGCCGCCCTGGCTCTTGATCTGGATGCCAGTTCTCTGTCTCTGAAATCCGGAAGCATGGCGGTTATATGCAGTTCCTCCGTTTATCAGTGGGTGGAGGACCTCAATATTGCTTTTGGCGAGTCTTTACGGGTTTTGCAGGATGGGGGCATCTTTATTTTCGCACTTTTTGGCGAAAAGACCTTGTGGGAACTCAAAGAATGTTACCGTGAGTCGGTGATCGGCGAGGAGGGCAGGGCTCCGGATCATATGCTTGCCTTGCCCGACAAGGCCACGGTGGAAAATGCGTTACGGGACGGGGGTTTCAAAATCTTTCGCGTTTGGGAAGAGAACGAATGCGAAAATCATGCAACGGTGACGGATTTACTGCGCGCCATCAAGGGGGTCGGCGCCCATAATGCGTCGTCGCGGCGACCACGCGGTTTGGCGTCACGGCGAGTCATGGCGCGTTTGCAGGAGCTTTATACCCGTCGGTTTAACGTTGACGGCTTTTTGCCGGCAACGTACCACGTCATTTACGGTGTGGCACACAAGTGTCGATGA
- a CDS encoding putative manganese-dependent inorganic diphosphatase, translating into MRDTIFVVGHRNPDTDSVCSALAYARLRRLQGMDNVVPARAGYLNRQTEFVLEHLGVEPPRLLSDVVPRVRDVVKQPAVTIHAGAPLAWALDLLHHHAIGTLPVIDRDGRALGLLFLRQAAEKFLVAGQEGRIRRIQTSPLSLARCLGAEVLNDGQSQEVEEFDLYVGAMAFESFCRRMEGLDPARLLVITGDRDDIQLQAARLGVRILVVTGGQPINTDVLEAARANGTNVLATSYDTATTASLTRLSTPVECLMTTEFSTAMMDESLETLRYRFLDSTQPGVLVLDAAHRVTAVATKSTLLAQVPFKLMLVDHNELSQAVPGADRVEILEIIDHHRLGNMPTDAPIRFVNQPLGSTCSVVAGLFRDAGITPDAQTAGLLLAGLLSDTVLLRSPTATDIDRELSDWLAQAADLDPQDFGARMFAAGSALAAYGTMEELILSDFKEYSQDGKHFGLGQVEVVNFDEFQERRMEIAAALEGLCQKRGLDLGGLMVTDIVRATSLLLLSGRSELMARVGYPHVDTDLFELKGVLSRKKQLLPHFLKILKS; encoded by the coding sequence ATGAGAGACACGATTTTTGTTGTAGGACATCGTAATCCAGATACGGATTCGGTTTGCAGTGCCCTGGCTTATGCACGTTTACGTCGATTGCAGGGGATGGATAACGTGGTTCCGGCGCGGGCCGGGTATCTGAATCGGCAAACGGAATTCGTTCTGGAGCATCTGGGGGTCGAGCCGCCTCGCTTGCTGTCCGACGTGGTGCCCCGAGTCAGAGATGTGGTCAAGCAACCTGCTGTGACTATTCATGCCGGCGCGCCTCTGGCCTGGGCGCTGGATCTGCTTCACCATCATGCAATCGGAACATTGCCTGTCATCGACAGGGACGGGCGCGCTCTGGGGTTGCTTTTTTTGCGCCAGGCCGCGGAAAAGTTTCTCGTTGCCGGGCAAGAAGGGCGTATCCGTCGCATTCAGACCTCGCCTTTGAGCCTGGCGCGGTGTCTGGGCGCCGAGGTGCTTAATGACGGGCAATCGCAGGAGGTGGAGGAGTTTGACCTTTATGTCGGCGCCATGGCCTTTGAGAGTTTCTGTCGACGCATGGAAGGGCTTGATCCGGCACGCTTGCTGGTGATAACGGGGGATCGCGACGATATCCAACTCCAGGCTGCCAGGCTCGGTGTGCGGATTCTGGTCGTGACGGGCGGGCAGCCGATTAATACGGATGTGCTCGAGGCTGCACGGGCGAACGGTACAAACGTACTCGCCACATCCTACGATACCGCGACAACCGCGTCCCTGACGCGCCTTTCAACGCCGGTCGAATGCCTCATGACCACCGAGTTTTCCACCGCCATGATGGACGAGTCGCTCGAAACACTGCGCTACAGGTTTCTGGATTCGACGCAACCGGGGGTGCTGGTACTGGATGCGGCGCATCGTGTGACGGCGGTAGCCACCAAAAGTACCCTGTTGGCCCAGGTCCCGTTCAAGCTTATGCTGGTCGATCATAACGAATTGAGTCAGGCCGTACCGGGGGCCGATCGTGTCGAGATTCTGGAAATCATCGATCATCATCGACTCGGGAATATGCCGACCGATGCCCCGATCCGATTTGTCAATCAACCGCTGGGCAGCACCTGTTCGGTTGTCGCCGGACTTTTCAGAGATGCCGGCATAACGCCCGACGCCCAGACCGCCGGCCTGTTGTTGGCCGGTCTGCTTTCCGATACGGTATTGCTCCGGTCCCCGACCGCGACCGATATCGATCGTGAATTAAGCGATTGGCTTGCGCAGGCAGCGGATCTGGATCCCCAGGACTTTGGCGCTCGCATGTTCGCCGCGGGCAGCGCCTTGGCTGCCTATGGAACGATGGAAGAGCTGATTCTGTCCGACTTCAAGGAATATAGCCAGGATGGCAAGCATTTTGGTCTGGGGCAGGTTGAGGTGGTCAATTTCGACGAATTCCAGGAACGAAGGATGGAAATTGCCGCTGCTTTGGAAGGCCTGTGCCAAAAACGCGGTCTTGATCTTGGCGGGTTGATGGTGACCGATATTGTCAGGGCAACCAGCCTGTTGTTGCTTTCCGGACGCAGTGAGTTGATGGCTCGAGTCGGGTATCCCCATGTCGATACGGATCTTTTCGAACTTAAAGGGGTTTTGTCCCGTAAAAAACAGTTGTTGCCCCATTTCCTGAAAATACTGAAAAGTTGA
- a CDS encoding class I SAM-dependent rRNA methyltransferase, which produces MIQLHLRPGHDRRVRRGHPWVFSNELQPLRNKIAPGETVEVLTAQGEYLGTGYYNPHSLIAARLLSRSREDIDSVDFYCERFRTASRIRQAIYGEANAVRMVYGEGDHVPGLVIDRYDNVLSVQFLTFGIDCRRDLILQALLQVFDPVAIIGRNNVAVRALENLPQEVEILYGELPERLEIIENGLRFMVDVLQGQKTGHFLDQKENHLALRERVAGKRILDLFCYSGSWAIHAARYGAKEVLGIDISAGAVALAQENARLNFQDATCRFVQADVFDRLRELHSQKERFDGIILDPPAFIKNRKRLREGIKGYLTINRRAMELLATDGILFTCTCSHHMDRETFLDTLRKAAFQAGREMRLLEIRGQSYDHPVLCSCPETEYLKCAVMQACG; this is translated from the coding sequence ATGATCCAATTGCACCTCCGGCCCGGGCATGACCGCCGTGTTCGTCGCGGTCACCCCTGGGTTTTCAGTAATGAACTCCAGCCTCTTCGTAACAAGATAGCTCCAGGTGAGACGGTCGAAGTGCTGACCGCCCAGGGCGAATATCTTGGCACCGGATACTACAACCCCCATTCACTGATCGCCGCACGCCTGCTATCCAGAAGCCGCGAGGACATCGACTCCGTCGATTTTTACTGCGAGCGCTTTCGGACCGCCTCCCGCATACGCCAAGCCATTTACGGCGAAGCCAACGCGGTACGCATGGTTTACGGCGAAGGCGATCATGTACCGGGTCTGGTGATTGACCGATACGACAATGTTCTTTCGGTTCAGTTTCTGACCTTCGGTATCGATTGCCGACGCGACCTCATATTGCAGGCCTTGCTGCAGGTATTTGACCCCGTTGCCATCATTGGCCGCAACAACGTGGCTGTGCGCGCCTTGGAGAATCTGCCGCAGGAAGTTGAGATTCTGTACGGCGAACTTCCCGAGCGCCTGGAAATCATCGAAAATGGCCTCCGTTTCATGGTCGATGTCCTGCAGGGACAGAAGACCGGGCATTTTCTCGACCAAAAAGAAAACCACCTCGCATTGCGCGAAAGGGTGGCGGGTAAACGTATTCTCGATCTGTTTTGCTATTCGGGCAGCTGGGCTATCCACGCAGCACGCTATGGCGCCAAAGAGGTCCTTGGCATCGACATATCCGCCGGGGCCGTGGCTTTGGCGCAGGAAAATGCGCGCCTGAATTTTCAGGATGCGACTTGCCGATTCGTTCAAGCCGATGTTTTCGACCGCCTGCGGGAACTCCACAGTCAAAAGGAGCGATTCGATGGCATCATTCTCGACCCGCCGGCGTTCATAAAAAACCGCAAGCGTTTACGTGAAGGCATCAAGGGCTATCTGACCATCAATCGTCGGGCCATGGAACTACTGGCAACCGACGGTATTTTATTTACCTGCACCTGCTCTCACCATATGGATCGGGAAACCTTTCTCGACACCCTGCGCAAGGCGGCGTTCCAGGCCGGCCGGGAGATGCGGCTGCTTGAAATCCGCGGACAGTCATACGATCATCCGGTTTTATGTTCCTGTCCCGAAACCGAATATCTTAAGTGCGCTGTCATGCAGGCATGCGGATAG
- a CDS encoding outer membrane beta-barrel protein, with protein sequence MRQKNLLFYALFLFVFTSTLSGTAMAENKYHVFTVSPYVGGRLVEGNQALDDSINAGLAVGYNFSEIWSVEGVLAYSPSEYVGRDVHLLDAHVDVLYHFRPFGRLVPYLAGGAGALFIKPEGQSSDDDLQLNFGGGVKYFITENLALRGDIRPTLDINVGDSAHQSDTYWNLVCSAGVVFQLGTPQETREYLDTDGDGVLDAVDECLETPPGVAVTRRGCSRDADRDGVPDYRDLCPETAEGVTVTAAGCPAPTRGDRDADGVEDALDHCPETPFGTPVNAVGCPLDR encoded by the coding sequence ATGCGTCAAAAGAACTTGTTGTTTTATGCTCTTTTTTTGTTCGTATTCACCAGTACGCTGTCTGGTACCGCAATGGCTGAAAATAAGTACCATGTCTTTACTGTCTCGCCATATGTCGGTGGTCGCCTGGTCGAAGGTAACCAGGCGCTCGACGATTCGATCAACGCCGGCCTTGCCGTCGGCTATAATTTTTCCGAGATTTGGAGTGTCGAAGGGGTCCTGGCTTACTCGCCTTCAGAATATGTAGGACGGGATGTTCATTTATTGGATGCACACGTCGATGTTCTATACCATTTCCGTCCCTTCGGGCGTCTGGTTCCCTATCTTGCCGGCGGTGCCGGTGCCCTGTTCATCAAGCCGGAAGGGCAGAGTTCAGATGACGATCTCCAGCTGAATTTTGGCGGCGGCGTCAAGTATTTCATTACAGAAAACCTGGCCTTGCGGGGTGACATCCGTCCCACCCTGGACATCAATGTCGGTGATTCCGCTCATCAGTCTGACACATATTGGAACTTGGTATGTTCGGCAGGGGTGGTTTTCCAGCTTGGTACGCCTCAGGAAACGCGGGAATATCTCGATACGGATGGCGATGGCGTGTTGGATGCGGTGGACGAGTGCCTGGAAACTCCCCCGGGAGTTGCCGTGACTCGCCGTGGGTGCTCCAGGGATGCCGATCGCGATGGGGTTCCGGATTATCGCGACCTCTGTCCGGAAACGGCTGAGGGGGTGACCGTAACCGCGGCAGGGTGTCCTGCACCAACGCGAGGCGACCGCGATGCGGATGGCGTTGAAGATGCGCTTGACCATTGTCCCGAAACGCCCTTCGGCACACCGGTAAACGCTGTCGGGTGCCCCCTGGATCGCTGA
- a CDS encoding alpha/beta fold hydrolase has translation MKFCRLGDGRTISYREQGQGPVVVMLHGWGMSSSVFLPLMQNLSDSFRILAPDLPGHGHSEPGSGYDLPQLAADMEEWLGIIGITDSYLLGWSLGGMVALELLEHLGGRLKKLILISTSPCFVQRDTWKSGQPATQLKVLGRQFSRDSQAALHDFFARQFAGEDLDDHEILNLRHALLDSSPPPTKAAALGGLDTLGRSDLRRRCWPRVPALVIHGACDAIIPVDAGRYLSRHLPDARWVELEHVGHAPFVTRTGQCAALFKDFLA, from the coding sequence ATGAAATTTTGTCGTCTCGGCGATGGCCGCACCATCAGTTATCGTGAACAGGGCCAAGGGCCTGTTGTGGTGATGCTGCATGGTTGGGGGATGTCTTCGTCCGTCTTTTTACCCTTGATGCAAAATCTGTCCGATTCGTTTCGGATACTGGCCCCCGATCTGCCAGGGCACGGACACTCCGAACCGGGATCCGGCTACGATCTGCCGCAATTAGCTGCCGACATGGAAGAATGGCTCGGTATTATCGGCATTACGGATAGCTACCTGTTGGGCTGGTCCCTCGGCGGTATGGTTGCGCTTGAACTTTTGGAGCATCTTGGTGGGCGGCTGAAAAAACTCATATTGATTTCCACAAGCCCTTGTTTCGTGCAGCGCGACACCTGGAAATCGGGACAACCTGCAACCCAGCTGAAGGTCTTGGGCCGCCAGTTCAGCAGAGACTCCCAGGCGGCATTGCATGACTTTTTTGCCCGTCAGTTCGCGGGCGAGGACCTCGATGACCATGAGATCCTCAACCTTCGACACGCGTTACTGGATAGTTCTCCGCCACCGACCAAAGCGGCGGCACTGGGCGGACTGGACACCCTCGGTCGTAGCGATTTGCGTCGTCGCTGTTGGCCCAGGGTTCCTGCGCTGGTGATTCACGGGGCGTGTGACGCAATTATACCGGTCGATGCGGGGAGGTATTTGTCCCGGCATTTGCCCGATGCGCGGTGGGTGGAATTGGAGCATGTCGGTCACGCCCCCTTTGTCACCCGTACGGGACAGTGTGCGGCGTTGTTCAAGGATTTTTTGGCATGA
- a CDS encoding ArsR/SmtB family transcription factor — protein sequence MDFDKTKNYAREAEILKALGHPVRLKIVAGLLSETCNVKKIWECLELPQATVSQHLALLKSKGIIEGHRTGVEVFYTVISDDARRIVQAVFQLSNPL from the coding sequence ATGGACTTCGACAAAACTAAAAATTATGCGCGCGAAGCGGAGATTCTCAAAGCTTTGGGTCATCCCGTCCGCCTGAAAATCGTTGCCGGATTACTCTCGGAAACCTGCAATGTTAAAAAGATCTGGGAATGCCTCGAATTGCCCCAGGCTACCGTGTCCCAGCACCTGGCACTGCTTAAGAGCAAGGGCATCATCGAAGGTCATCGTACCGGAGTCGAAGTTTTTTACACCGTCATTTCAGATGATGCTCGTCGCATCGTTCAAGCCGTATTTCAATTGAGTAACCCTTTATGA
- a CDS encoding carboxy terminal-processing peptidase — protein MKFKKIRFYLLAVILLIAVSGSWVGLASQQPPEDLEHLRIRLLTHLISQQMSTNHFSHKALDDTLSAAAFDLYAQQLDYQKRFLIREDIDRLGAERHNIDDQIVRGELSLPKTGARLLRLRVETVSGMIPEILDHGFDFTVNEVFETDPEKIDYAEDMAGLKNRWQQILKYQVLMRYVQLYEEQNKAAASSEHKALPVKAVIDAALLEQAVQKVRRSTEHLLDRLLEQTEKDHFERFLNAFVRAYDPHSAYLAPDALEDFEIYMKGSLEGIGATLREDDGFIRVVEIIPGSPAAKQGQLAAEDIILKVGEGNQEPIDVTETRLRDAVRLIRGKKGTEVHLTIRKPTGAERVIAITRDVVEIEEGFAKSTTVPVSGHKGQCYGYLRIPSFYRDFQGSREGRQARNVTDDVRRELEQLKKQGITGLVLDLRNNGGGSLSDAISVAGLFIASGPVVQVKSSDGDIRVFEDEDPGIVYGGPLVVMVNRFSASASEILAGAIQDYGRGVVVGGDGTHGKGTVQAIFDMDQPLTYSPLAKLKPLGALKVTVQKFYRINGGSTQVKGVEPDIHLPDRLAFLESGEKYIEYALPWDTITNVPFKRWSRLPNVAELRRLSEQRVTNGHRFDAIVAETRRNRQRSRDTLRSVRLTDILEERSALRAAGAEDFVEDLASKRLSPDKDFENLADEISGDLYVGEAMAVLTDMKQLTANSDSRIAGQLSAVH, from the coding sequence ATGAAATTTAAAAAAATACGCTTTTATCTGCTTGCCGTTATTTTGCTGATCGCAGTTTCCGGTTCCTGGGTTGGCCTGGCCTCGCAACAACCTCCCGAAGATCTCGAGCATTTGAGAATCCGCCTCCTGACGCATCTCATCAGCCAGCAAATGAGCACCAATCATTTCAGTCATAAAGCCCTCGATGACACCTTGTCCGCAGCGGCTTTCGATCTGTATGCCCAACAACTCGATTACCAAAAAAGATTTCTTATTCGCGAGGACATCGATCGATTGGGTGCGGAACGACACAATATTGATGATCAAATTGTTCGTGGCGAGCTTTCATTGCCTAAAACCGGGGCGCGTTTGTTGCGGCTTCGGGTGGAAACGGTTTCCGGGATGATTCCGGAGATTCTGGATCATGGGTTCGACTTTACGGTCAACGAGGTTTTTGAGACTGATCCTGAAAAAATCGACTATGCCGAGGATATGGCCGGTTTAAAAAACCGTTGGCAGCAGATCCTCAAATACCAGGTGCTGATGCGTTATGTTCAACTGTATGAAGAACAAAACAAGGCGGCTGCATCGTCGGAACATAAAGCCCTTCCGGTCAAGGCCGTCATAGACGCTGCCCTGCTTGAACAGGCTGTTCAAAAGGTGCGGCGCAGTACGGAGCATCTTCTCGATCGCCTTTTGGAGCAGACGGAAAAAGATCATTTCGAGCGTTTTCTCAATGCGTTCGTTCGAGCCTATGATCCGCATTCGGCTTATCTGGCACCGGATGCCCTGGAAGATTTCGAAATCTATATGAAGGGTTCCTTGGAGGGTATCGGGGCGACCTTGCGAGAAGATGACGGGTTCATCCGGGTCGTTGAAATCATCCCCGGGAGTCCTGCTGCCAAGCAGGGGCAGCTGGCCGCTGAAGATATCATCCTTAAAGTCGGAGAAGGGAACCAGGAGCCGATAGATGTCACTGAAACCCGTTTACGCGATGCCGTGCGTTTGATCAGAGGGAAGAAGGGTACGGAAGTACATCTGACTATTCGTAAGCCGACCGGCGCCGAGCGGGTGATTGCCATCACTCGTGATGTTGTCGAAATCGAAGAGGGTTTTGCCAAAAGTACCACGGTGCCGGTTTCCGGTCACAAGGGCCAGTGTTATGGCTATTTGCGGATTCCCTCTTTTTATCGAGATTTTCAGGGCAGTCGCGAGGGACGACAGGCACGCAATGTTACCGATGATGTCCGGCGCGAGTTGGAGCAGCTTAAAAAACAGGGAATAACCGGCCTTGTTCTGGATTTAAGGAATAACGGCGGCGGTTCGCTGTCCGATGCCATTAGTGTTGCCGGTCTGTTTATTGCCTCAGGCCCCGTGGTTCAGGTGAAAAGCAGTGATGGAGATATCCGTGTTTTTGAAGACGAGGATCCGGGTATCGTCTATGGCGGTCCGCTGGTGGTTATGGTCAACCGATTCAGCGCTTCGGCCTCTGAAATTCTGGCTGGTGCGATACAGGACTATGGGCGTGGCGTTGTCGTGGGTGGGGACGGGACGCATGGCAAAGGGACGGTTCAGGCTATTTTCGACATGGATCAGCCGCTAACCTATAGTCCTCTGGCCAAACTCAAGCCCTTGGGTGCCTTAAAGGTTACCGTGCAGAAATTTTACCGGATAAACGGCGGGTCTACTCAGGTTAAGGGGGTTGAGCCGGATATTCATTTGCCTGATCGATTGGCTTTTCTTGAATCCGGGGAAAAATATATCGAATATGCGTTGCCCTGGGATACGATCACGAACGTTCCATTCAAGCGCTGGAGTCGCCTTCCGAATGTGGCCGAATTACGTCGTTTAAGCGAACAAAGAGTCACAAATGGGCACCGGTTTGATGCCATTGTCGCAGAAACACGACGTAATCGCCAGCGTAGTCGGGATACCCTGCGGTCTGTCAGGCTGACCGACATACTTGAGGAGCGATCGGCTCTGCGTGCAGCAGGCGCCGAAGATTTCGTAGAGGATCTGGCCTCCAAACGATTGTCCCCCGATAAGGATTTTGAAAATCTGGCGGATGAAATCTCTGGGGATTTGTATGTGGGGGAGGCCATGGCGGTACTTACCGATATGAAACAGCTGACGGCCAATTCAGACTCTCGAATTGCCGGGCAGTTGTCTGCAGTGCATTAG